In the Girardinichthys multiradiatus isolate DD_20200921_A chromosome 4, DD_fGirMul_XY1, whole genome shotgun sequence genome, one interval contains:
- the LOC124866842 gene encoding membrane-spanning 4-domains subfamily A member 15-like: MAVELHTVSEPDGNNETTQVATMGGNKPLHRFLRCQPKIIGTVVLIIGASSLIIAIAITSDPLHIMYNTPQEIFLGSLFTICGILYIVTERNPTKKTVTISLALSIVSILAGFWTTFIMLVNVQMYKFDVESSNNTYIEMLWTSRADVMGLIIEAIFIFYIFVGIITLIITSVLAGTALRSTKTEAIVVLTATTTETPVE; the protein is encoded by the exons ATGGCTGTTGAACTCCATACTGTGAGTGAACCAGATGGGAATAATGAAACCACTCAGGTTGCCACAATGGGAGGCAATAAACCTTTACACCGCTTCTTGAGGTGTCAACCCAAGATCATTGGG ACTGTCGTACTGATCATTGGGGCATCCTCGTTGATTATTGCCATTGCCATCACGTCAGACCCTCTACACATAATGTACAACACCCCTCAAGAGATTTTCCTGGGATCACTG TTCACCATATGTGGGATTTTGTATATTGTGACAGAGCGCAACCCCACTAAGAAAACT GTAACCATATCGTTAGCTCTCAGCATTGTGTCCATACTTGCTGGTTTTTGGACTACTTTCATCATGCTGGTTAACGTCCAAATGTATAAATTCGATGTCGAAAGCAGCAACAATACGTACATTGAAATGCTATGGACATCACGTGCAGAC GTAATGGGTCTGATCATCGAGGCAATCTTTATATTTTACATCTTTGTTGGTATAATCACCTTGATCATCACGTCAGTGCTAGCAGGGACTGCCCTCCGTTCAACAAAAACCGAG GCCATTGTTGTGTTGACGGCAACGACAACTGAAACACCAGTTGAATGA
- the LOC124866840 gene encoding uncharacterized protein LOC124866840 isoform X2 encodes MEATSSPQDTNTHAASLLAYLNHQRDQGIFCDCVLRQGQNSDQLYHAHRCILAASSPVLASILSSSGVLVELHDPSLSDTVLPSLLDYIYTGVLPNPLSQQDYYRLLSAACHMQMKKLHNALRATWLQIPVNASDDKSAPGIAGRYPCKETENTCKTDLKTVKDFPSSAMTYSFQKLETTTTQQLLNEELFQEAQINSVSTDPSIENGDRSITQQYSNSLIRTGSATLEDLNTFSILERIDNVDACDNRQEKSLTQKNSMKHKADTGKVHDISGVIQYRDVDKHHSPNFLKADIEQRIPEEELLSTSENRKRDSSTFSSSSRSCCGAVPVICHSSRAAVLQQSEVSAGLPHNQASESSVQVLSNMAHFPLFLSTDNDNTVEAVTTDCKDQDEVQNQDPRSTIRHTKCATGCKVNKDHNSNNVHQFKFSEHTNLSSSYNMNNNNQNANRDSLQSHTKHFGEFLIQNNDSRTGLKHQIESDLDPVPSKYQRLDCFECQRTLLTTATQEQSKDQGAVVSLPMETQDTGSNFHCEECLEEEVRGEHSYSSRCPAVTDIEENHCKTSGPITDWYPNVYKGDKSRKDDISSKGEYKVSNKQTKFTCITSQSGLVNSLSASKHCIVLESRTSSRPETIEPHCSSKAPIDNNLSGTTRHTGPPYHWQSKPCEIASLHDFNHKLSKPGLSPDSDELSDVDSFDFSGQRSLRQYFPVETEDHSDINTKHNETAAITSHNNAQTDQGSSIARGGSIDESDRERDGKEEKPFDIKQYRTRVWVTQNTGVMEGSKPNEGETIISTTPVCSPLSEPEYDRASKPPTVSVCIPCTLPATMATDKSAHLSSPNHQAFQCSLCDRSFSQRGSLNRHVRSHLGVRPFPCPCCRMTFSRQYRVTEHMRVHQRCALGNGLQKTPESSVANNEERPPN; translated from the exons ATGGAG GCGACATCCTCTCCCCAGGACACCAACACCCATGCAGCATCACTACTGGCATATCTGAACCATCAGAGAGATCAAGGCATATTTTGTGACTGTGTACTAAGGCAGGGGCAGAACTCAGATCAGCTGTACCATGCACACAG GTGTATTTTGGCAGCCTCCAGTCCAGTGTTGGCATCCATCCTGTCCTCATCTGGTGTCCTAGTGGAACTACATGATCCAAGTCTATCGGACACTGTGCTACCATCCCTTTTGGACTATATTTACACTGGGGTTCTTCCAAACCCTCTCAGCCAACAGGATTATTACAGACTGCTCTCTGCTGCCTGCCACATGCAGATGAAAAAATTGCATAATGCTCTGAGAGCAACCTGGCTGCAGATCCCAGTTAATGCTTCAGATGATAAAAGTGCTCCTGGCATAGCTGGAAGGTATCCATGTAAAGAGACTGAAAATACTTGCAAGACTGATTTGAAGACAGTCAAAGACTTTCCATCGTCAGCCATGACATATTCTTTTCAAAAGCTTGAAACAACAACTACACAGCAGTTACTTAATGAGGAGTTATTTCAAGAAGCGCAGATAAATTCAGTCAGCACTGATCCCAGTATTGAAAATGGTGATAGAAGTATAACACAGCAATATTCAAATAGCCTCATAAGAACGGGCTCTGCTACTTTAGAAGATTTAAATACTTTCAGCATACTTGAAAGAATCGACAATGTTGATGCTTGTGACAACAGACAGGAAAAATCTCTGACACAAAAGAACTCAATGAAGCATAAAGCTGACACAGGCAAGGTGCATGACATATCTGGAGTAATTCAGTACAGGGATGTAGATAAGCATCATTCACCTAACTTTCTAAAAGCAGACATTGAACAGAGAATCCCAGAGGAAGAGCTACTCAGTACATCTGAGAACAGAAAGAGAGACTCTTCAACTTTTTCATCATCGTCTCGTTCATGCTGTGGGGCAGTACCTGTCATCTGTCACAGTAGCAGAGCTGCTGTTCTGCAGCAGTCGGAAGTCTCTGCAGGACTTCCTCACAATCAAGCATCTGAGTCTTCAGTGCAAGTTCTCTCCAACATGGCCCATTTCCCACTCTTCCTCAGCACAGACAATGACAACACTGTTGAAGCTGTTACCACTGATTGCAAAGATCAAGATGAAGTACAAAATCAGGACCCTAGAAGCACTATAAGGCACACTAAATGTGCTACTGGCTGCAAGGTGAACAAGGATCACAACAGCAACAATGTGCATCAATTTAAATTCAGTGAACACACCAACCTGAGTTCATCCTATAATATGAACAATAACAATCAGAACGCCAATCGCGATTCTTTGCAAAGtcacacaaaacattttggagAATTTTTGATCCAGAATAATGACTCAAGAACAGGCTTAAAACACCAAATTGAAAGTGATTTGGATCCTGTGCCCTCCAAATATCAACGCTTAGATTGTTTTGAATGCCAGAGAACACTGTTGACAACTGCAACACAGGAACAATCAAAAGATCAGGGAGCTGTAGTTTCACTTCCCATGGAGACACAAGACACAGGAAGTAACTTTCACTGTGAAGAATGTCTTGAGGAGGAAGTGAGAGGGGAACACAGTTACTCTAGCAGGTGTCCTGCTGTAACAGATATAGAGGAAAATCATTGCAAGACATCTGGACCTATAACAGACTGGTACCCTAACGTCTACAAAGGTGACAAAAGCAGAAAGGATGATATTTCTAGCAAGGGTGAATATAAAGTTagtaataaacaaacaaaattcacATGTATCACATCACAATCAGGACTGGTTAACAGTTTATCTGCTTCCAAACACTGCATAGTGCTTGAAAGTAGAACAAGTTCAAGGCCTGAAACCATTGAGCCACATTGCTCTTCAAAAGCGCCTATAGACAATAACTTGTCTGGCACTACAAGACACACTGGTCCACCATACCATTGGCAGAGCAAACCATGTGAGATTGCATCACTTCATGACTTTAATCACAAACTCTCTAAGCCTGGCCTCTCTCCTGATTCAGATGAGTTGAGTGATGTCGATTCCTTTGATTTCTCAGGTCAAAGGTCCCTGAGACAATACTTTCCTGTAGAGACAGAAGACCATTCGGATATAAACACCAAACATAATGAGACAGCTGCAATCACAAGTCATAATAATGCACAAACAGATCAGGGTTCCTCTATAGCCAGAGGTGGGAGCATTGAcgagtctgacagagagagagacggcaaagaagaaaaaccttttgatataaaacaatatcgaACAAGAGTTTGGGTTACACAAAACACTGGTGTCATGGAGGGTTCCAAACCTAATGAGGGAGAAACCATTATTAGCACCACTCCAGTGTGTTCACCTCTTAGTGAGCCAGAATATGATCGAGCCTCCAAGCCACCCACTGTATCTGTTTGCATACCTTGCACCCTTCCAGCCACTATGGCAACAGATAAGTCAGCTCATCTGTCATCTCCCAATCATCAGGCTTTCCAGTGCTCTCTGTGTGATCGTTCCTTCAGCCAGAGAGGTTCTCTGAACAGGCATGTGCGGAGCCACCTTGGCGTACGGCCCTTCCCCTGCCCCTGCTGCCGAATGACCTTCTCACGCCAGTATCGTGTCACAGAGCACATGCGTGTTCACCAGCGTTGTGCTCTTGGAAATGGCTTACAAAAGACCCCTGAGTCTTCTGTTGCAAACAACGAGGAAAGACCGCCAAACTAG
- the LOC124866840 gene encoding uncharacterized protein LOC124866840 isoform X1, whose product MAIKIMIFLYCHYSDNIEFIFTPVLQATSSPQDTNTHAASLLAYLNHQRDQGIFCDCVLRQGQNSDQLYHAHRCILAASSPVLASILSSSGVLVELHDPSLSDTVLPSLLDYIYTGVLPNPLSQQDYYRLLSAACHMQMKKLHNALRATWLQIPVNASDDKSAPGIAGRYPCKETENTCKTDLKTVKDFPSSAMTYSFQKLETTTTQQLLNEELFQEAQINSVSTDPSIENGDRSITQQYSNSLIRTGSATLEDLNTFSILERIDNVDACDNRQEKSLTQKNSMKHKADTGKVHDISGVIQYRDVDKHHSPNFLKADIEQRIPEEELLSTSENRKRDSSTFSSSSRSCCGAVPVICHSSRAAVLQQSEVSAGLPHNQASESSVQVLSNMAHFPLFLSTDNDNTVEAVTTDCKDQDEVQNQDPRSTIRHTKCATGCKVNKDHNSNNVHQFKFSEHTNLSSSYNMNNNNQNANRDSLQSHTKHFGEFLIQNNDSRTGLKHQIESDLDPVPSKYQRLDCFECQRTLLTTATQEQSKDQGAVVSLPMETQDTGSNFHCEECLEEEVRGEHSYSSRCPAVTDIEENHCKTSGPITDWYPNVYKGDKSRKDDISSKGEYKVSNKQTKFTCITSQSGLVNSLSASKHCIVLESRTSSRPETIEPHCSSKAPIDNNLSGTTRHTGPPYHWQSKPCEIASLHDFNHKLSKPGLSPDSDELSDVDSFDFSGQRSLRQYFPVETEDHSDINTKHNETAAITSHNNAQTDQGSSIARGGSIDESDRERDGKEEKPFDIKQYRTRVWVTQNTGVMEGSKPNEGETIISTTPVCSPLSEPEYDRASKPPTVSVCIPCTLPATMATDKSAHLSSPNHQAFQCSLCDRSFSQRGSLNRHVRSHLGVRPFPCPCCRMTFSRQYRVTEHMRVHQRCALGNGLQKTPESSVANNEERPPN is encoded by the exons ATGGCTATAAAGATAATGATTttcctttattgtcattatagTGATAATATTGAGTTTATCTTCACACCTGTTCTTCAGGCGACATCCTCTCCCCAGGACACCAACACCCATGCAGCATCACTACTGGCATATCTGAACCATCAGAGAGATCAAGGCATATTTTGTGACTGTGTACTAAGGCAGGGGCAGAACTCAGATCAGCTGTACCATGCACACAG GTGTATTTTGGCAGCCTCCAGTCCAGTGTTGGCATCCATCCTGTCCTCATCTGGTGTCCTAGTGGAACTACATGATCCAAGTCTATCGGACACTGTGCTACCATCCCTTTTGGACTATATTTACACTGGGGTTCTTCCAAACCCTCTCAGCCAACAGGATTATTACAGACTGCTCTCTGCTGCCTGCCACATGCAGATGAAAAAATTGCATAATGCTCTGAGAGCAACCTGGCTGCAGATCCCAGTTAATGCTTCAGATGATAAAAGTGCTCCTGGCATAGCTGGAAGGTATCCATGTAAAGAGACTGAAAATACTTGCAAGACTGATTTGAAGACAGTCAAAGACTTTCCATCGTCAGCCATGACATATTCTTTTCAAAAGCTTGAAACAACAACTACACAGCAGTTACTTAATGAGGAGTTATTTCAAGAAGCGCAGATAAATTCAGTCAGCACTGATCCCAGTATTGAAAATGGTGATAGAAGTATAACACAGCAATATTCAAATAGCCTCATAAGAACGGGCTCTGCTACTTTAGAAGATTTAAATACTTTCAGCATACTTGAAAGAATCGACAATGTTGATGCTTGTGACAACAGACAGGAAAAATCTCTGACACAAAAGAACTCAATGAAGCATAAAGCTGACACAGGCAAGGTGCATGACATATCTGGAGTAATTCAGTACAGGGATGTAGATAAGCATCATTCACCTAACTTTCTAAAAGCAGACATTGAACAGAGAATCCCAGAGGAAGAGCTACTCAGTACATCTGAGAACAGAAAGAGAGACTCTTCAACTTTTTCATCATCGTCTCGTTCATGCTGTGGGGCAGTACCTGTCATCTGTCACAGTAGCAGAGCTGCTGTTCTGCAGCAGTCGGAAGTCTCTGCAGGACTTCCTCACAATCAAGCATCTGAGTCTTCAGTGCAAGTTCTCTCCAACATGGCCCATTTCCCACTCTTCCTCAGCACAGACAATGACAACACTGTTGAAGCTGTTACCACTGATTGCAAAGATCAAGATGAAGTACAAAATCAGGACCCTAGAAGCACTATAAGGCACACTAAATGTGCTACTGGCTGCAAGGTGAACAAGGATCACAACAGCAACAATGTGCATCAATTTAAATTCAGTGAACACACCAACCTGAGTTCATCCTATAATATGAACAATAACAATCAGAACGCCAATCGCGATTCTTTGCAAAGtcacacaaaacattttggagAATTTTTGATCCAGAATAATGACTCAAGAACAGGCTTAAAACACCAAATTGAAAGTGATTTGGATCCTGTGCCCTCCAAATATCAACGCTTAGATTGTTTTGAATGCCAGAGAACACTGTTGACAACTGCAACACAGGAACAATCAAAAGATCAGGGAGCTGTAGTTTCACTTCCCATGGAGACACAAGACACAGGAAGTAACTTTCACTGTGAAGAATGTCTTGAGGAGGAAGTGAGAGGGGAACACAGTTACTCTAGCAGGTGTCCTGCTGTAACAGATATAGAGGAAAATCATTGCAAGACATCTGGACCTATAACAGACTGGTACCCTAACGTCTACAAAGGTGACAAAAGCAGAAAGGATGATATTTCTAGCAAGGGTGAATATAAAGTTagtaataaacaaacaaaattcacATGTATCACATCACAATCAGGACTGGTTAACAGTTTATCTGCTTCCAAACACTGCATAGTGCTTGAAAGTAGAACAAGTTCAAGGCCTGAAACCATTGAGCCACATTGCTCTTCAAAAGCGCCTATAGACAATAACTTGTCTGGCACTACAAGACACACTGGTCCACCATACCATTGGCAGAGCAAACCATGTGAGATTGCATCACTTCATGACTTTAATCACAAACTCTCTAAGCCTGGCCTCTCTCCTGATTCAGATGAGTTGAGTGATGTCGATTCCTTTGATTTCTCAGGTCAAAGGTCCCTGAGACAATACTTTCCTGTAGAGACAGAAGACCATTCGGATATAAACACCAAACATAATGAGACAGCTGCAATCACAAGTCATAATAATGCACAAACAGATCAGGGTTCCTCTATAGCCAGAGGTGGGAGCATTGAcgagtctgacagagagagagacggcaaagaagaaaaaccttttgatataaaacaatatcgaACAAGAGTTTGGGTTACACAAAACACTGGTGTCATGGAGGGTTCCAAACCTAATGAGGGAGAAACCATTATTAGCACCACTCCAGTGTGTTCACCTCTTAGTGAGCCAGAATATGATCGAGCCTCCAAGCCACCCACTGTATCTGTTTGCATACCTTGCACCCTTCCAGCCACTATGGCAACAGATAAGTCAGCTCATCTGTCATCTCCCAATCATCAGGCTTTCCAGTGCTCTCTGTGTGATCGTTCCTTCAGCCAGAGAGGTTCTCTGAACAGGCATGTGCGGAGCCACCTTGGCGTACGGCCCTTCCCCTGCCCCTGCTGCCGAATGACCTTCTCACGCCAGTATCGTGTCACAGAGCACATGCGTGTTCACCAGCGTTGTGCTCTTGGAAATGGCTTACAAAAGACCCCTGAGTCTTCTGTTGCAAACAACGAGGAAAGACCGCCAAACTAG